The Juglans regia cultivar Chandler chromosome 11, Walnut 2.0, whole genome shotgun sequence genome contains the following window.
accacctacccttatcgttatcatatggggtatcacattccATCCCCTAACTAACAGACTTTAACTACCAAAGCTCACCCTTGACCAATTTTGGCTGCTAGATGAATGGGAAATACAATTTTGGGAGTTAAATCTAAATGGAGGGTGCACGTACAGCTTTTTGATAGTAAGAGGATGCAATGTGTCAACTTTggtacttatataaaaaaatgtgtcgACTTTGGTAGTTTGGGGTACATATTACAACAACATGTGTTAGTTAGAGGGTGTATAGTATAGAAGAATCTAGATTTGGAATAgcatttgtgtaattttttttttaattttgcctGGTGCTTCTCTAGCACTAATGAGGctctattttttaatgtaattttgcTAGctgttgaaagaaaaaatataatttcagatTGTTCACATGAAAGATGCAATTTTTTGCTTGTAAATACAATTTCCAGTTATTTTCTCTGTGATTGGTAACCTTATGGCACCCTTTGGTTCTGGTTACTAGAATTTGCATTGGGGATCATCAGAAGGTTAGGGTTGCTGGGCAAGCTTGGTAAAATCTGAAATGTTTAagctgaaaaatgaaaaaagaatacTGGAACGGAAGGATGGACCTTTCAATATTTAGAATAAGCAAATATCATTTTGTATTAAAGGTGGAGAGGGTTTTGCTGGAAATTCAAACGAGTTGTTTGTatttaattgatagaacttCATTAATTCTATATTAGTCAAATATAATGGATACACAAATCAAAACGTCTTGCACTCCACTCCACTCCacttttctattaaaatattattttatattgaagtGAGAGGAACTGTTTAGGAAAATGATCAATGACAAATGCTGCAGGTCCTTCTTAGAGGTCCCAAGAATGCTCGTGAAGCTGTGAAGCACTTTGGACCGGCTCCAGGTGTGCCACACAGCCATTCAAAACCCTATGTACGATCAAAAGGAAGGAAATTTGAGAGGGCTAGAGGAAGAAGGAACAGCAAGGGCTTCAGAGTTTAAGCTACCAAACTTTTGCATAAAACACAAATGCACTCACCGATTCTGTGCGAACGTGTTGCAGTTCTGGCTCCTTTTTTATGTTACATTTGgcaggttttcttttttctcaggCTTTTTTccattattaaaagaaaattttatatggCTATCCTTTCCATTTAGTCCCGAAATCCGTTGGATATTAAAGTTTATTGGATGCTTTTCTTGAGTTTTGTGGTGccaatttattatcattgagtAGCTTTTTTTAAGcttagattattatttattgctTCAAAATATCTGTATAATGCAATATGCTTTGATGCGTGGGTATCTGATGTTGCCTAGATGAGTCGATCGACTCGCATGGTGTTCTTTGGATGTGTCGTGAACTCAAAGCTGAGTTATTGTTTTCTTGGGTACTTGACCCGTTGACCAAAAAGCAAGAATCCTCTTTCGTTCATCAGACCAAGTTTGTTTTTgcaaatgagataaattgagaaattaaaattaaaagttgaataaaatattgttagaatatatttttttaatattatttttgttttgaaatttgaaaatgttgaatgatttattttattttgtttgaaaatttaagaaagttgtaatgattatgtgagatgagatgagttgagagaaattataaaaataaagaggtCTCAATCTTCTATTGTGCGGTGCAATGACACTGGCCGTGATAATGAATGTAATGCTAAGTGCCAAAGGGCTTGGCGGTGCTGATGGATCTTCATGCTGACTGCGTTGCACCATATGGATGGATGTATGGTGATGTTAGTTGACGGGGGAGGAAGCTCGACAGAGATGGTACGATGAATCGATTATCAGGTGCAGTGGGACTTCCGGTCGAGCAAACATATCCAAGCTTGATTCTTACAGGGTTTCTTAGTTCTGTTTTAACCGGGCCGGCCTGATATGAGCTCTacctatttaatatatatgctagTTTTTGAGAGGAACCAACATATATGTAAGATTGTGTGCTTCCAGCCGAAGAAAACTACCACACGTTCCTCTTTGACAGTCTTATACGTGTTTAAGTATTGGAGTTATTTTATTGTCAAGTTAGTCTTTAGAAGTAGAACATACATGTGTATcgtttaaatggtaaaatttgatttgtaatatttaaattttaaaatttatttttctaattaaattacaatAGCAGTATTCTTAACTATTGTAGGTGAGGTCATTAGTGTCATTGACTTGTTGAAAATTTTAACATGAAACATTAAATTTTAGGATttttgattttctataattgatgaaattattaaataataacacTTAGAAAACCTACATCTCTTTATTGCAGTTTGATAGAAAATATGACCTGACTATGAAAGAATGATCATCTTAACAATTTTAACTCCGAGTGTTTTTTGATGgctagatatataattatattgtaagTGAAAATCTTTAACCCTTTCGGTGCTTAAATAGACTTCTAGGCATTAGGAGATCTAGAGATATTTGTATCTTACTATAATCCATTCATTAAGGtgtagtttggatagtgagacgAGATGGTTTTAGacgaaagttaaaagttgaataaaatattattagaacattattttttaatattattattgttttgagatttgaaaaaattaaattatttattatattttgtatgaaaatttaaaaaaaattgtaatggtgagatgtgatgaaatactttcactatctaaacagagTTAAGTGATATAATTTGAACTAATATAAACCCATAGACCTCACTGCTAAGTGATATAATTTGGACATTGAATACCTTATAGGACTTCCAGTGGAGCAAACCACTTTGTtggtaatattataaaaagtgaaatgatttgtaacaAGTTTAAATAGACAAGTCCAACGTAAGTCTTTGTAAAAAAGATGATCTCACTTTgaaaaagtatgtaaaaaaaaaaatcattcttttaAGTGCgactcactttttttcaaaaaatttagagtttatctatttgaaatttgtatataGCCTTAGTCATGTTCTTAATATTAGGATATTTGTTGATATGTTGTTGTTATGTAATATTAGTCTGCcgaatcttaaaaaaaaaatggtataaatAATAACCATAAAATATATGTTCAACCCAACCTGAAATTACGTCCACTAAATTTTTACTTTGCTCCTATGGTATTTGTACTGTCGTTTGGGTGTTTTGGCTGTGGCTGTATATACATATGGTGATGGGTACTTGTGGTCCGGGCTGTTGTGCGTTGTGGCATATTGGTTTGCAATGGAAGAGTGTTCTTTTTTGGTGGGCGGTTGGGATTTGTAGTGACTGCGATTGTGGGTATTTTGTTGTACAGATGCAAcgaggaaaaaataaatcaatctttCATCTTTGTTTTGCGATGGCTTACGTGCAGTCGGCATTTGGATCACATCATGGTTGatacaaaataatctcaattattgctcaaatttaatttaaagatgcaagacAAACACAATTGAGAtgggcgatggaccgaaaaaaaaaaaaaaaaaaaggtggactAGAGATACGAAGAAATTATCGtgaagtaaattcacaaactgacgtgattaataaaattcgttagatctattttataaaaaaaatgatttatacaaccACCTGATGCAACCGGCTTGTCCATGTCACccatttcattttcctcttcccTCTCCATTTCGTTCCCCCTCTCTCCCTCGAAATTTCATTTCCCCgatccctctccctccctccctccatctcGTTgaacctctccctctccctctccattttgttttcaCCTCCCTATTCCTCTCCATAAATCCATCCCTCACCATCTCCATGGAAACATTGCATGGGTTGACTAAAGTAGGAACCGACGACGAGAAGGAACCGAGAGGGGAGAAGGAACCGATTGCGAGGGGAGAGATGGTAGCCGCCGTGCTTTGGCAAGCCGTGAAAGATGTTGGTGGTAATGGCTCTCCTTTGCCTCTCCCAATAGATCTCTTCATGATGAGTATGACTGGTCGAAGAAATTGGGAAGGAGGGAAATTGCAGTGatgtattattttctttgtttattgttttggttttaaaattaatttgggAATTGTTCTGCAATTTAAGCCATACATTTTTGTATAAGTACAACCATATAATTGAATTTATGTGCtgttctttggatttttaattgCACGAACGTTGTTATGTTTAGCAGGTTGTTAACTAGGTGTTTGTGAACTTTTCCGAATAATCTGGCTTGTTTCTTTAGGATTTGCTTAGATCTTGGAcgaacaaaattttgttttttattttttatttttttaagttgtggtTTTGCATTGCATTCATCAATACAGGAACAATTTTGCAAATGTGTCTGTGCTCAGTATTAAGACAGACAATTCTCAAGAAGTTGTTGCAGCAGTTAAGGGAATCTCTCATGCACAGGCCACAACAACATCCTCACACAAAGCAGGAGCATAACAGatcaataacaaattatttGAGGCCTTGCAAATAACAGATTTATTCTAGAAGATTCCCTTCTAACAAATTTCATGATTGTGAGCCGTAGGATTGAGTTTTGTATAATCTAATTGATCCTTATTCTGCTTGTATAAATAGAGCTCAGGAATTATATGTAAAGGGGTGGAAAATATATGAAGAGGATTTACGAAACAAAGTATTCTCTCTTAGTGATATTTCTTCGAGCACCTTCTGTGCATCTTTAACTTTCTTCTTCAGATGGCATAGATTTATTACTCAGAGCCTTTATGGGTGTTTTGGCTTTCTTATGTTGCTTACTCTGAAATGCAATTAGTTGAAAGGGGGGGAATTACTAATGTGAGTTTCAAATGCATGTTGCAGGAGGATCTTGATGGTACTGAATCACTGATATTGAATTAGAGCTTcaggttattttatttatttgttagttTGGGATTTGGAACACGTCTagtaaaaaggaagagaaaaactAGGTTGCAGCGTAAAGAATCATGGCAGCAACCTTGAGTATTGCCAAGGGTCTTACCCACGACGGGGACCACAAATTTTCCTCTATTTTACTAATGTTGTTTCaatcggatttttttttttaattattacctCCGATTGCTTGTAGCAAAActgtttttataataaaaagtaactttataatctaacgtgCTACATTAATCTATATTAtattgtgagtttatttttatataatccttttgtaattaaaatattttttaaaatgaaaatagagaaaatcatAAGAGactgttaaaaatataatataaataattaaatctatcaatttaaagttttaagacaagtgttaattttatataatatcgtaacaaaaattttaaatatgaattttgatTCTACGCTATATTCTACCGACTGAAACTTTtagattgaagaagaaaaatgaaatagactAACACGTCCTACtacattgaaaatcaaataatcagAGATATATCTCTTTgttataatgaaatgaaaataaagtaGTGGACTAGGAGATTTTTATCGAAGGGTATTGGTTTGAAAGGAGGAAATGGACTAAGCTCTGGGTGCGCGGTAGAAGCCATGCACATGATTGTCCACATACAACAGGGAGATTTCCTGGATAAATAAACGTACTAAAAAGTAACAGTTTTGGTGTTGTTGTTGGAACTCGGGAATGGGTACAATCGGGTCAAGAAGTAAATTTGACTGCCCAGGCCAACATTAATCATAAATGAGTATTGTTTGTATCCCATCAAGTTCATAAGTATTTTTGGAAGGGCTTTCTTGTTTTCTCATACAAATGGGGCCATGTGTGCTTTTTGGGTGTTTATACTTTATACATAATACGGTTGATGAGATAAAAGCATGATGACATTCATGAATCATGACTACTGTTGTCTTGTACATCCCTATCCTTCTCATTCCTTTTGTGTGGTGTTTGTACGCTTTCCAACATATTAATCTTAATGAAACTTGAATAATGGTATTTTAAATAGTACTATCAATCTAATGTGTTTTAAGTGGTGATATCAACAAATGTACCCGTAATTTAGCTTTACAGACAATCAAGTTAGAGTAAAAATACACATCGATTTGAAATAAACCCCAACAAGTTATGATTATTAAGTCATTAATGGGTTTTTGTAGGTGAAAATGAACTGCAACTTTTACAGTGGTGCAGAAAGGAATTTTTACTTTACTGTCATGGTTCCTTCAGTATTTCACGTTCAGATGAACagaataaagaaaatggatGATCCCTTGGTTGATTTATTGCAACCAATGCTCTGGAAAGTGGAAACTTTCCTTCTGGCCAGAATCTGTTCTGTTGGATGATATCATGACGCTGTGCTTTTTATATTTGGATATATTCCGTGTGTACAGGGTCGAGATCAGAGAACTGTAAAAATGATCACGAGTTTCCTTTTGGCagcataaataaaagagaaaaggttACCGCTACCTTAAGCCTCACATCTTgtatatttatctaaaattttatatttttatcttattttatttataaatatatctaaaattatttttattatatggataaaaaaaataaaattatatatttctaaataaatatataagatgTAAGATTTATGTGtagaatttaacaaaaaaatatgaaagattttATTGTCAACTCATCGAGTAGAGCAGTCTTGTACTTTTGTACCCACAAATTTATCATTagtgtaattatataaatatttttaaatatttttaaaaatacattattttattaataatcacttcttaatttaactattaagaaataaaattaaaatatccgAGCGATAATTTTGATCGGATAAAATCATGGGGCCGTGTATCATTTTCTATTTagtaaagtatttatattatataatttgatttaaaaaataaattttaaattttaaattttacaaatcaaattttacaatttaaataatatgaaatatgtGTTCTACACATCgacttaataatataatgactcaaaataaaattatcacaCTCGAGAAATAATTGAgtcattttctttaatcaatgattgtatttaattattaacttaaaaataagaatacaagaagatgaaatgaatgaCTTTGTATATGTTTGTGATTGCggtgataaatataatttatatttttaggatttatagattataaattaagtaataaattatcctattaaaatattatttattatttggtaattatatgtttaaaacattttgaaatatgttatatttatttataaataaatttaaaaaatgatttctaaagtagaaatgatgattatttgatatttgaaaaattataattatattcttaaaaatttaaaaattatatgagtaTTTTCGCATGAcactgaataaaaatctcattgcAATAAATGTAGTGCAAGtaccaaatataaaaaaaagcaaaaaataggctacgtttgaattttgaatggaTCTCAAATGAGCtgtgaaaaatagtaaaaaaataataaataataacaaaaaaataataatgagtttgggaataatattaaaatattcgaACTAATCAATAATAGCCTAAAGAAGTTAGATTCGGACTCTATTCTTTGACCGAGTCAACGAGGGAATATTGAAAAAAACATACATCTATTTTGACCGTATTTATGCTTCATCCGATGTTGTCTATGTACTTAATTGgcttatttatttcattttcagcTTTTGTAAATTTCATTCAAACTGTCTAACTAGCAATTCCAGCTTTTATTTCATATAGTGACTGATgctattaattataatgtttttaaatatcatttatcttttatacACCCTAATGTAAAAGTCAATTAGATAATCATATTATACTATACGGTGAGGACGTGGATACTAGAATTTTACCGCACGTAATAAAAGCAGCTTTTCCACGGCACGGCAGAGGATTTTGATACTTTTAGAAGGGAATTAATTACTACTCCCGCCAAAAAGCTCAAAATAGAAATAACCAAAACCCATTTTCTGACCGCATAGGAACCTTCCTCGTCCCTTTCCAAACCACCCCGGCCTCTACAACCGATGTAATCTTAAAACCCCTCAGTCTACCCCTTCCCCTCTCaggctcatctctctctctctctctctctctctctctgagttaTGGAGGATAACCCGAGCTATGCTCTCAACGGGAAGATTATGCTATGTTCGGTGGTCACTCTATTCCTTGTCGTACTCATCATGGTCGGCTTTCGTATCTTCTCTCGATGCTGCTTCCACAGTCACCGCCGACGACGCCGGCGAGCCCTCGATTCCTCATATTACTCCGTTACCCCCAACACCACCACCTCTACTCAAGGCCTCGACACCTCCATCCTCCATGCCCTCCCAACTTTCACCTACTCCTTTAAAACTCACGACTCTCCGCTGGAATGCGCCGTCTGCTTATCCGAGTTTGAAGACGACGACAAAGGCCGAGTCTTGCCCAAATGTCAACACTTTTTTCACGTCGAGTGCATTGATACGTGGTTCCAGTCTGTCTCTAATTGCCCGCTGTGCAGAGCCCCGATTGTGGCCGATATTTCGGTGTTGAAACCCGACATCGCTTCCGAAACGGAGAATGAACCCGTTGGTACACTGACAGAACCGGCTCATACGGAAGCAGCTGAAAGGGGTGTCCCGGGGTTTACACAGCCGGTGAATCTGGGACCCAATGGTTGCCGGAGAAAGCCATCTGAGCTTATGGGTGTAGTTGTAGAGGTGCCTCGGCTGGGAGGGTTGGATGAGATGGATTCGGGTTCACCCGGGGAATATCGGGTACTCTCGTTGAAGAGGATGTGTAGCATATGAGGGGAATATGCTGTGATGCTCAAGAATCGGAAGTCGAACCCGAGAGAAGGAGCAATGGGAGGCTGTTCCGTTTTAGCAGAAGCATTACTGTCTCAGAACACATGGCAGTTATCTTAGCAAACGTGGCTTAGGCTTAGCTTAGCTCACTCTTGTTGGATGTACATAACTCCTTTGTTGAACACTGTTTTCCTTTGATTCCAACTTGCAATGTTCTTAGCCTAAATGCATgacaaaaaaactgaaaaaactaACAAGAAACTTAAAACAACAGTGATTGAATGGCATTGCTGATAAAAATTGGGtgttaatttaaaagaaaattatttataggcaacatttttcacaataatgtgttaaatgatggatagttttgtaaaatattttataaaaataatatttttttataaaattatttttatcttcaatattattataaaatgtgttgtataTCAATACTCTAATTTAAAACGATCATTATGTTATAATTAGGCAATTTAGgttcttttaaagaaaggaaattgaaggaaaaagagGGCGGGGCAAATGTTGAGGGTCATAAACGGTAAACCGTTCTACCTAGGACCTATATATTTATCTTGACTGAGTCAGTTGTCCTATATTTATTGATTGTATAAAGCTAGGTAGGTGAGGTTGCAGTCAGTAACATGCGGGTTCTCTAGAGACTACTcggtaggggtgggcagcgggacCCGTATCCTGCTCCCGTCTGCCTCGCCCGCATGGAAAATGC
Protein-coding sequences here:
- the LOC108994147 gene encoding RING-H2 finger protein ATL5-like; translated protein: MEDNPSYALNGKIMLCSVVTLFLVVLIMVGFRIFSRCCFHSHRRRRRRALDSSYYSVTPNTTTSTQGLDTSILHALPTFTYSFKTHDSPLECAVCLSEFEDDDKGRVLPKCQHFFHVECIDTWFQSVSNCPLCRAPIVADISVLKPDIASETENEPVGTLTEPAHTEAAERGVPGFTQPVNLGPNGCRRKPSELMGVVVEVPRLGGLDEMDSGSPGEYRVLSLKRMCSI